In the Rhodoferax fermentans genome, CGGGCGGCAAGAACTACATCACGCCACAGGGTTTTGCCACCCTGCGCGCCGAACTCAGGGAACTGGTCGAGGTGGAGCGCCCGAAGATTGTGGAAGCCGTGCACTGGGCGGCCAAAAATGGGGATCGCTCCGAAAACGGCGACTACCTGTACGGCAAAAAACGCCTGCGCGAGATCGACCGGCGCATCCGTTTCCTGATCAAACGCCTGGAGATCGCGGTGGTGGCCGACCCGGCCGTGCACCACGGCCACACCCAGATCTTTTTTGGCGCGACTGTCACCTATGTGGATGACGAAGGCGTCGAGCGCAGCGTGAAGATTGTCGGCATCGACGAGGCCAACAGCGCCGCTGGTGAGGTGAGCTGGGTGTCACCCATTGCGCGCACCCTGCTCAAAGCCTATGAGGGTGATGTGCTCAAGCTGGTCATGCCCGGGCGGGTCAGTGAGGTGGAGGTGCTCAAGGTGAGTTACCCGGCGCCGTGAGGTCTCGCCTGGCCACGATACGCTGCAGCAGATCAATGCCAAATTGGCCTATAGCCCTTATATAACAAGGGTTTGTAGCTACAAAATAGATATCAACTGCGGCGTCGGAGCCACCCCCCTGTATGGCCAGGTCTTAATCGTCCAGCGCCTGCAAGTTGCGCCCCATGAGCTTGAGCAAGGCCACCAGCTGCTGCTGCTGTTCCTGGCTCAGGCCGGCCAGCGCTTTGGCTGAGAGTGCCTTGCGTTGCTGCTGAACCTGTTGGTACAGGGCATGTGCCTGCTCGGTGGGGTGGAGGCGGATCACACGGCGATCTTTCTCGTCGGGCCGGGCTTCCAGCAAGCCGCGTGTTTTTAAGCCGGCAATCAAACGCGCCAATTGCCCCTTGTCGCGCCCGGAATGCTGCACCAGCTCACTCTGTGTGGCACCCGGATGGTGGGCAAAAAACCGCAGCGCCTTGCGCTCCATCGGCCCGATGCCTGGGGCGGCCTCGTCGCCACTGGCCAGATGCCGCGCGCGCAACTGGTGCATCAGTCCGTGCAAGACCTCCAGCACATCGTCTTCGGCTGGCGAAGCCGATTGGTTGACAGTATCAACTTGTTTGCTCATAATAGATGACATTATCAACCAAATCGATCTGACCATGCAAACCATCTCCCCCACCCGCCGTATCGAACGCGTCCGCCACGAGCTGCATCTGCGTGACGTCACCGTCACCCGCATCGAGCGCCTGAGCCCGGGCTTTGTGGCCATCACCTTCGGTGGTGAGTCGCTGGCCAACTTTGTCTCGCTGTCCTTTGACGACCACGTGAAGTTCATGGTGCCTGACAGCAGCGGCAACTTGCAGCGGCGCGATTTCACACCGCGCCACTTTGACCTGCAGCGCCGTGAGCTGACCCTGGAATTCGCGCTGCACGAGCACGGTCCGGCCAGCCAGTGGGCACGTGACGCCAAGCTGGGCGACACCGCCGTCATCGGCGGCCCGCGCGGCTCGATGATCATCCCGCTGGACTACGACTGGCATCTGCTGGTGGGTGACGCTTCGGCCCTGCCCGCCATCCACCGCCGACTGGAGGAGCTGCCTGCGGGGTCGCACGCACGGGTCATCGCCCATGTCAACAACAGCGCGGACCAGCGGCAGTTTGCGTCTGCAGCCAGTCTGGATGTGCAATGGGTGCACAGCCACGACGACCTGCTTCGGGCGGTGCGCGAGCTGGTCTTGCCCGGCGGCGATGGTTTTGCCTGGGCTGCGGGCGAGGCCAGTGTCATGGCGCAGGTGCGCGATGTGCTGCTCACGCACCAACAGCTACCGCTGGCGTCCACCCGCATCTCGGCGTACTGGAAGCAAGGCACGGCAAACTACCAAAAGGAAAGTACCCACGGCTGAGAGATACAGGACAGGCGACCACACAGCACAGCCCTGTCCGTTGTCTAAAACCCTCAGCAGGGCAAATCACCCTGTAGGAACATTGCATCCAGACAGGGCTTGGGCTAAGCTGACTCCCCAAAAAAGGGAGCCCACAATGATCATACGCAGGGAAACGGCAGCGGACATCGCTGCCATCGAAGAAGTCACGATCGCGGCCTTTCAGACCCTGAGCATCAGCCAGCACACCGAGCAGTATGTGATTCGGGCCTTGCGCCAGGCCCGGGTGCTGACGGTGTCGCTGGTGGCCGAGTTCGGGGGGCGGGTGCTGGGTCATGTGGCGTTTTCACCGATCACGCTGTCCGACGGCAGCCCCCACTGGTACAGCCTGGGGCCGATCTCGGTCTGGCCCGAGTACCAGCGCCAGGGTATTGGCAAATCGCTGGTCCACGAAGGTTTGTGTTCGTTAAAAGCCCTCGGCGCCAGTGGCTGCGCCCTGGTGGGTGACCCCAACTACTACCAGCGTTTTGGCTTCAGGAACCAGCCCCAGCTGGTGTATGAAGGTATCCCCCAGGCGTATTTCCTGGTCTTGCCTTTTGTTGAACCCGTCCCCCAGGGCACAGTGCTTTTTCACGAAGGATTTAGCGCCCGCGCTTGATCCAAGCCACTTGCCACCGACACACAGATGTCATCAAAATGACATGTCAAACCGTCACACTTGGTGAATAACCGACTTAGGCCCGCATGATTGACACCGCTCCCACCCCAGACGCCACGCCTGTTCCCGCTGTTTTGCCTGCGCCTGCCAAAGCCAGGGTCAAAACCAAAACCATCCCAACGCCGGTGCCGGTGGACACCAGCTGGCTGGACCGCGATCTGAGTCTGCTGGCCTTCAATGCGCGGGTGCTGCAGTGGGCCAAAAAGACCGACGTGCCGCTGCTGGAGCGGCTGCGTTACCTGACCATCGTGTCCTCCAACCTTGATGAGTTCTTTGAGGTGCGTGCGGCCTTGTACACCAGCCTGGCCAAACCCAAGGCCGACCTCAGTGCGATTGACGCCAAGGCTCAGGAGTCCTTGAGTGGTGTGGCCCACATGCTGGTGGAACAGCAATACGCGCTCTACAACGATGTGCTGATCCCGGCCTTTGCCAAAGAGGGAGTGCGCATCGTCTCCCACAGCGAACGCACACTGGCGCAGCGGCGTTGGGTCAAGTCACTGTTCGAGCGTGAGGTGCGCCCACTGTTGCTACCAGTAGGGTTGGACCCATCCCACCCGTTTCCGCAGGTGGCCAACAAGTCGCTCAATTTCATCGTGCGCCTGTCGGGCCGCGATGCGTTCGGGCGCGAAAACGAGATCGCCATCGTCAAGGTGCCGCGCAGCCTGCCGCGTTTTATCCGCATGCCCGAGAAACTCTCAGGCAAACGCACGCTGTTTGTGTCGATTTCCAGCGTCATCCGCAGTCACCTCGAAGACCTGTTCCCGGGGCGGACCGTGGGCGACTTTTCGCAGTTCCGGGTGACCCGCCATTCCGACCTGTCGGTCGACGAAGAAGATGTGAAAAACCTGCGCACCGCGCTGCGCCAAGGCCTGGTGCACCGCAACTACGGGCAGGCGGTGCGTCTGGAGGTGTCGGCCGGCTGTCCCGAGGTGTTGTCGGACCTGCTGCTGCGCCAGTTTGAATTGCCGACCTCGGCGCTGTACCGGGTGCATGGGCCGGTGAATCTGGTGCGCCTGAACCAGCTGATCGACCTGGTGGACCAGCCCAAATGGTTGTGGCCACGTTATGAGGCCAGCTTCCCACACCAGCTGGCACCTAACACCCCGATTTTCGAGCAGCTGCAAAAGGGTGACGTGCTGATCCACCAGCCCTACGAGAGTTTTGACGGTGTGCTGGCCTTTTTGCGTGAGGCGGTGATGGACCCCGACGTGCTGGCCATCAAACAGACCATTTACCGCACCGGCTCGGACTCGGTGCTGATGGAGTTATTGCGCCAGGCGGTGCAGCGTGGCAAGGAAGTCACGGTGGTGGTGGAACTCAAAGCACGTTTTGACGAAGAGGCCAACATCAACTGGGCCGAGAAGCTCGAATACATCGGCGCTCAGGTGGTGTACGGCATCGTGGGCCTGAAAACCCATGCCAAGATGCTGCTGGTGTCGCGCCGCGAGGGCCGTGACATCCGCCGTTATGCCCACCTGTCCACCGGCAACTACAACCCCAAAACTGCCCGGCTCTACACCGACCTGAGTTACCTGACGGCCAACCCCAGCCTGACCGCCGATATGGAAACCGTGTTTGGTCTGCTGGCCAACCAGAGCCGCATCCCCAAACTCAACAAACTGATCCTGGCACCCTTCCATTTACAACGCAGCCTGATCGAGCGGGTCGACAAGGTCGCCAAGGCCGCTGCCAGCGGTGTGGCCGGGCGCATCATCCTCAAGATGAACAGCCTGACCGACGAGAAGCTGATGGAGGCGCTGGTGCGTGCCGGTCAGGCCGGGGTCGAGGTGGATCTGATTGTGCGTGGCGCCTGTATGCTGCCCGCGCAGCGCGCCGGTTTCTCCGACAACATCCGGGTGCGCTCGATCATTGGCCGTTTTCTGGAGCACTCACGGGTGTTTTATTTCCAGAGTGGAACCAACGAGTCGCTCTACCTGTCGAGTGCCGACTGGATGAACCGTAACATGCTGCGCCGGGTCGAACTGGCCTGGCCGGTGGAAGACGCAGCCCTGCGCCAGCGCATCATTCACGAGTGCCTGACTTTGTACCTGGCCGACGCGGTGGACGCCTGGACGATGGGCGCTGACGGTCATTACACCCAGCTCCAAACCGGGCGGGGCCGGGTGGCGGGCAAGCCCAAGGCGGCGCTCGGTGCACAAGACAAGTTAATGGCCATTTATTCGTCTAAGCCCTGATGAAATAAGGGAGTATTGCTATGGATTTGGTACTCTGGCGGCATGCCCAGGCCCACGATGCCGAGCCTGGCTGCGACGACCTGTCGCGCCCACTCACGAGCAAGGGGGAAGGTCAGGCGGCACGTGTGGCCAAATGGCTGGACCGCCAGTTACCCGACAGCACCCGGGTGCTGGTGAGCCCGGCCCGGCGGGCCGAGCAGACCGCCCGCGCCCTGGGGCGCAAGTTCAAGTTCCGTGACGAGCTGGCGCCCGAAGCCAGCGCCGATGACGCCCTGGCTTTTATCAAATGGACCACCGAGAACGGCCCGTCGCAGAAAGGCGCGGTGCTGCTGGTGGGTCACCAGCCGATGTTCGGGCAAATCGCCGCGCGCCTGCTGGGTGTGGCCGAGTCGGCCTGTGACATGCGCAAAGGAGCGGTCTGGTGGCTGCGCAGCCGCCACCACAACGAGGTGGTGCAGGTGTCCTTGCTCACCGTGATCAGCCCCGACCTGATCTGATCGCTGTAGGTGCTTATTGCACCACCAGCTCAAAACTCCACAACATTTTCTGCCAGGCCAGGTTTTCCTGGCGCAGCAGGTGGGCTGACTGCGGAAAGTCGATGGTCCAGGCTTCGTCGACTGTCAGGGTGAAACGCTGCCGTTTGGCGTTGTAGGCCAGTGTCAGGCCTTGGTCCTGCGGGTCTTGGCGGGCGTGGCACAGGATCACCGCCAGGCGCAGCGCCAGCAGCTGCATGACAAAACCGGGCTCCTCCAACTCGGCATCCAACTTCTTGAGTTTGCCGCGGTGGCCCAGCACCAAGAGGCCCAGTCGGTGCAACTCGGGCAGGCTGAACCCCACGGTGTCGGCGTTTTCCAGAATGTAGGCGCCATGTTTGTGGTAATCGCTGTTGGAGATCGCC is a window encoding:
- the greB gene encoding transcription elongation factor GreB; translation: MSKAFTKESDDSNNDDELQLPPLPPGGKNYITPQGFATLRAELRELVEVERPKIVEAVHWAAKNGDRSENGDYLYGKKRLREIDRRIRFLIKRLEIAVVADPAVHHGHTQIFFGATVTYVDDEGVERSVKIVGIDEANSAAGEVSWVSPIARTLLKAYEGDVLKLVMPGRVSEVEVLKVSYPAP
- a CDS encoding MarR family winged helix-turn-helix transcriptional regulator, giving the protein MSKQVDTVNQSASPAEDDVLEVLHGLMHQLRARHLASGDEAAPGIGPMERKALRFFAHHPGATQSELVQHSGRDKGQLARLIAGLKTRGLLEARPDEKDRRVIRLHPTEQAHALYQQVQQQRKALSAKALAGLSQEQQQQLVALLKLMGRNLQALDD
- a CDS encoding siderophore-interacting protein, which produces MQTISPTRRIERVRHELHLRDVTVTRIERLSPGFVAITFGGESLANFVSLSFDDHVKFMVPDSSGNLQRRDFTPRHFDLQRRELTLEFALHEHGPASQWARDAKLGDTAVIGGPRGSMIIPLDYDWHLLVGDASALPAIHRRLEELPAGSHARVIAHVNNSADQRQFASAASLDVQWVHSHDDLLRAVRELVLPGGDGFAWAAGEASVMAQVRDVLLTHQQLPLASTRISAYWKQGTANYQKESTHG
- a CDS encoding GNAT family N-acetyltransferase, producing MIIRRETAADIAAIEEVTIAAFQTLSISQHTEQYVIRALRQARVLTVSLVAEFGGRVLGHVAFSPITLSDGSPHWYSLGPISVWPEYQRQGIGKSLVHEGLCSLKALGASGCALVGDPNYYQRFGFRNQPQLVYEGIPQAYFLVLPFVEPVPQGTVLFHEGFSARA
- the ppk1 gene encoding polyphosphate kinase 1, coding for MIDTAPTPDATPVPAVLPAPAKARVKTKTIPTPVPVDTSWLDRDLSLLAFNARVLQWAKKTDVPLLERLRYLTIVSSNLDEFFEVRAALYTSLAKPKADLSAIDAKAQESLSGVAHMLVEQQYALYNDVLIPAFAKEGVRIVSHSERTLAQRRWVKSLFEREVRPLLLPVGLDPSHPFPQVANKSLNFIVRLSGRDAFGRENEIAIVKVPRSLPRFIRMPEKLSGKRTLFVSISSVIRSHLEDLFPGRTVGDFSQFRVTRHSDLSVDEEDVKNLRTALRQGLVHRNYGQAVRLEVSAGCPEVLSDLLLRQFELPTSALYRVHGPVNLVRLNQLIDLVDQPKWLWPRYEASFPHQLAPNTPIFEQLQKGDVLIHQPYESFDGVLAFLREAVMDPDVLAIKQTIYRTGSDSVLMELLRQAVQRGKEVTVVVELKARFDEEANINWAEKLEYIGAQVVYGIVGLKTHAKMLLVSRREGRDIRRYAHLSTGNYNPKTARLYTDLSYLTANPSLTADMETVFGLLANQSRIPKLNKLILAPFHLQRSLIERVDKVAKAAASGVAGRIILKMNSLTDEKLMEALVRAGQAGVEVDLIVRGACMLPAQRAGFSDNIRVRSIIGRFLEHSRVFYFQSGTNESLYLSSADWMNRNMLRRVELAWPVEDAALRQRIIHECLTLYLADAVDAWTMGADGHYTQLQTGRGRVAGKPKAALGAQDKLMAIYSSKP
- a CDS encoding SixA phosphatase family protein, producing the protein MDLVLWRHAQAHDAEPGCDDLSRPLTSKGEGQAARVAKWLDRQLPDSTRVLVSPARRAEQTARALGRKFKFRDELAPEASADDALAFIKWTTENGPSQKGAVLLVGHQPMFGQIAARLLGVAESACDMRKGAVWWLRSRHHNEVVQVSLLTVISPDLI